The following are encoded in a window of Crocosphaera sp. UHCC 0190 genomic DNA:
- a CDS encoding phosphate-starvation-inducible PsiE family protein, whose protein sequence is MKRMFKDENFLKFIHLVENIVSKILSIALIIVIGVSIFDLMVVLCQDLFTTEPIGFFNKTLLELFGLFLNILIALELLENITAYLRKHIVQVELVVVTALIAVARKIIIFDPGKYEKSDIIALAVAALALATSYLLIRLSNRTSP, encoded by the coding sequence ATGAAAAGAATGTTTAAAGATGAAAATTTCCTAAAATTTATTCATTTAGTTGAAAATATTGTTTCTAAAATTTTATCGATTGCCCTAATTATTGTAATCGGGGTTTCTATTTTTGATTTAATGGTTGTTTTGTGTCAAGATTTATTTACAACGGAACCCATAGGATTTTTTAACAAAACGCTTTTAGAGCTTTTTGGTCTTTTCTTAAATATATTAATTGCCTTAGAATTATTAGAAAATATTACCGCTTATCTCAGAAAACATATTGTTCAAGTTGAATTAGTCGTCGTAACAGCTTTAATTGCAGTAGCCAGAAAAATTATTATTTTTGATCCAGGTAAATATGAAAAATCCGATATTATTGCCCTAGCAGTAGCCGCTTTAGCTTTAGCAACCAGTTATCTATTAATCAGACTAAGTAATCGTACTTCTCCCTAA
- a CDS encoding cation:proton antiporter, whose amino-acid sequence MMLGSPLTQFFAPFPLLATETTAENGPMILAGVLLSLVIVYLASKLGGELSRYLNLPPVLGELVGGVLVGASALHLLVFPESGATATDSVLISFLQLVAGLTPDAVVEVFNTQSEVVSVLAELGVIILLFEIGLESDLKELQRVGYQAAIVAVVGVAAPFAAGTVGLMLLFGIPAIPAIFAGAALTATSIGITSKVLSELGHLKSKEGQIIVGAAVIDDVLGIIVLAVVASLAKTGTVDVLNVVYLIISATAFLLGSIFLGKFFNKSFVAISERLQTRGKLVIPALIFAFLMAFLANVIHLEAILGAFAAGLVLDETDKRKELDQQIIPIADILVPIFFVSVGAKVDLGVLNPIVPENREGLIIATFLMVVAIFGKVITGWVVTGQEKINRLAIGFGMIPRGEVGLVFAGIGSASGVLSPALDAAIIVMVIFTTFMAPPLLRFAFKESSEEATVEPSKAVDLVK is encoded by the coding sequence ATGATGCTAGGTTCACCATTGACTCAATTTTTTGCTCCGTTTCCCCTACTTGCAACAGAAACCACTGCTGAGAATGGCCCAATGATTTTGGCAGGGGTTTTACTCAGTTTAGTCATTGTTTATTTAGCCAGTAAATTAGGGGGAGAATTATCAAGATACCTCAATTTACCCCCCGTTTTAGGGGAATTAGTTGGTGGTGTCCTTGTCGGTGCTTCAGCCCTTCATTTATTAGTATTCCCTGAAAGTGGCGCAACAGCAACGGATTCCGTTTTAATAAGTTTTTTACAATTAGTTGCTGGTTTAACCCCTGACGCTGTGGTGGAAGTGTTTAACACCCAAAGCGAAGTTGTCTCCGTTTTAGCGGAATTAGGGGTGATTATCCTCCTGTTTGAAATTGGGCTAGAATCGGATTTGAAGGAGTTGCAACGGGTAGGCTATCAAGCGGCGATCGTGGCTGTTGTTGGGGTAGCGGCCCCCTTTGCGGCAGGAACCGTCGGACTGATGTTATTGTTTGGTATTCCAGCAATTCCCGCGATTTTTGCCGGGGCTGCGTTAACAGCTACCAGTATCGGTATTACGTCTAAGGTTCTCTCGGAATTAGGTCATCTTAAGTCCAAAGAAGGTCAAATCATTGTCGGTGCAGCCGTTATTGACGATGTGTTAGGCATTATTGTCTTAGCTGTTGTTGCTAGTTTAGCGAAAACGGGAACCGTTGATGTGCTGAATGTGGTCTATTTAATTATTAGTGCCACGGCCTTTTTACTGGGATCAATTTTCTTAGGAAAGTTCTTTAATAAGTCTTTTGTTGCCATTTCTGAACGCTTACAAACTCGCGGCAAATTAGTGATTCCTGCCTTAATTTTTGCCTTCTTAATGGCTTTTTTAGCGAATGTGATTCATCTGGAAGCAATTTTAGGAGCTTTTGCCGCAGGGTTAGTCTTAGATGAGACGGATAAACGCAAAGAATTGGATCAACAAATAATTCCCATTGCTGATATTTTAGTTCCTATTTTCTTTGTGAGTGTTGGAGCAAAAGTTGATTTAGGGGTTTTGAATCCTATTGTGCCTGAAAATCGCGAAGGTTTAATCATTGCTACCTTTTTAATGGTTGTGGCAATTTTCGGTAAAGTAATTACTGGATGGGTAGTCACAGGGCAAGAAAAAATTAACCGTTTAGCTATTGGTTTTGGGATGATTCCTAGGGGTGAAGTTGGCTTGGTTTTTGCGGGTATTGGTTCAGCAAGTGGTGTCTTAAGTCCTGCGTTAGATGCGGCGATTATTGTGATGGTAATTTTCACAACTTTTATGGCACCTCCTTTATTAAGATTTGCCTTTAAGGAATCGAGTGAAGAAGCAACAGTTGAACCAAGCAAAGCAGTTGATTTAGTCAAGTAA